Proteins from one Comamonas flocculans genomic window:
- a CDS encoding bifunctional diguanylate cyclase/phosphodiesterase codes for MHRVRGMGHWLAGAGVLLAGVLLAWTLAHRQQRANERMAAERFDQAVTATTEALSRRVEACAAIVAGVRDLFAVDPQLDWQRFDRVLQARGFRAHYPELRTLTFTRRVAAQDMKAMQERLRDQARQAGQEPPGQPIHPQLQAPEHFVIEYLWPRDMSLGMWGLDINAQPASLQALLSARETGMPVLSGPLQLDEMPHEREAVTLRYPMFDAAAKGPDGGPVFIGTVAATVRVSEMLDALRYSGVLHGIALRLQDAGSTAAPLPPGGGVFLGETADMQERWERSPLRQQATLQLLGRRWELTYVPTQPLLSSSEAVLPQWVGVTGAAAALWLALGVGLLLRQRAQALQRAEHAEDQRRGSEQRLSAMFSQTAVGVATIDVQTLKFERVNRKFCEILGYTPQEILQLDVHAVSDSRDAEANDRLRRQLRAGEISAFHLERRMRRKDGSVVWTDLTVSPVVRDGGAPLYNVGVMQDITERRAMRDELAASEQRLRAILDHLPVGIAMWQRGKGMVYRNRHFAEVTGYTRERLSTSAQWWSMAYPDPAARERAQALWEARCVRAQERDGVIEWGEYEVCCADGQTKPLGISGVMFKEAQLVIVEDLSGRKAAEDEINFLACYDALTGLANRRLLLERMKHVLAASAASGHSGALLMLDLDHFKTLNETRGHARGDVLLRQVATRLRNCLGEQDMLARHGDDEFVIVLAGAHDTRDLAAVHARALAERVLSALRAPFMLDGGHYHTTASVGAVVFQGEGEPADALLQQVDIAMYQAKEAGRDAVRFYDPQIQSRVQARASLERDLRHALERGQFELHYQAQVQGGRITGAEALLRWHHPVQGYVAPTRFIALAEQTGLIVGIGDWVLRSACAQLALWAGDPLLAPLTLAVNISPRQFSQSDFAAQVLAALAGSGANARRLELELTEGLLLQDVEDTIAKMMQLKAYGLDFSLDDFGTGYSSLSYLKRLPLDQLKIDQSFVRDVLLDPNDAAIARTIVALGHSLGLRVIAEGVETVAQRDFLRQHGCEAWQGYLFSKPVPLAQFEALVRAGAPLP; via the coding sequence GTGCACAGGGTGCGGGGCATGGGTCATTGGCTTGCAGGCGCAGGCGTGCTGCTTGCGGGCGTGCTGCTCGCCTGGACGCTCGCGCACCGCCAGCAGCGCGCCAATGAACGCATGGCGGCCGAGCGTTTCGACCAGGCGGTGACCGCCACCACCGAGGCGCTCAGCCGGCGCGTGGAAGCCTGCGCCGCCATCGTCGCCGGCGTGCGCGACCTGTTCGCGGTGGACCCGCAGCTGGACTGGCAGCGTTTTGATCGCGTGTTGCAGGCGCGCGGCTTTCGCGCCCACTATCCGGAGCTGCGCACCCTGACCTTCACGCGCCGGGTTGCCGCGCAGGACATGAAGGCCATGCAGGAGCGCCTGCGCGATCAGGCGCGCCAGGCCGGCCAGGAGCCGCCCGGGCAGCCGATACATCCCCAGCTGCAGGCGCCCGAGCATTTCGTCATCGAATACCTCTGGCCGCGCGACATGTCGCTCGGCATGTGGGGGCTGGACATCAACGCGCAGCCCGCCAGCCTGCAGGCCCTGCTCAGCGCGCGCGAGACGGGCATGCCGGTGCTCTCCGGCCCGCTGCAGCTCGACGAAATGCCGCACGAGCGCGAGGCCGTCACGCTGCGCTACCCGATGTTCGATGCCGCCGCCAAGGGCCCCGACGGCGGCCCGGTGTTCATCGGCACGGTGGCGGCCACGGTGCGCGTGAGCGAGATGCTCGACGCGCTGCGCTACAGCGGGGTGCTGCACGGCATTGCGCTGCGCCTGCAGGACGCGGGCAGCACGGCGGCGCCGCTGCCGCCCGGCGGCGGGGTCTTCCTCGGCGAGACGGCGGACATGCAGGAACGCTGGGAGCGCTCGCCCCTGCGCCAGCAGGCCACCTTGCAGCTGCTGGGGCGGCGCTGGGAGCTCACTTACGTGCCCACGCAACCCCTGCTGTCGTCCTCCGAGGCGGTGCTGCCGCAGTGGGTGGGCGTCACCGGCGCGGCAGCGGCGCTGTGGCTGGCGCTGGGCGTGGGCCTGCTGCTGCGCCAGCGCGCGCAGGCGCTGCAGCGTGCCGAGCACGCCGAGGACCAGCGGCGCGGCTCCGAGCAACGCCTGAGTGCGATGTTCTCCCAGACCGCCGTGGGCGTGGCGACGATCGATGTGCAGACCCTCAAGTTCGAGCGCGTGAACCGCAAGTTCTGCGAGATCCTCGGCTACACCCCGCAAGAGATCCTGCAACTGGACGTGCATGCCGTCTCCGACAGCCGGGACGCCGAGGCCAACGACCGCCTGCGCCGCCAGCTGCGCGCGGGCGAGATCTCCGCCTTCCATCTGGAGCGGCGCATGCGCCGCAAGGATGGCTCGGTCGTCTGGACCGACCTGACCGTCTCCCCCGTGGTGCGCGACGGCGGCGCGCCGCTGTACAACGTCGGCGTGATGCAGGACATCACCGAGCGGCGCGCGATGCGCGACGAGCTGGCCGCCAGCGAGCAGCGCCTGCGCGCCATCCTGGACCACCTGCCGGTGGGCATCGCGATGTGGCAGCGCGGCAAGGGCATGGTCTATCGCAACCGCCATTTCGCCGAGGTCACCGGCTACACCCGCGAGCGCCTGAGCACCAGCGCGCAGTGGTGGAGCATGGCCTACCCCGATCCGGCGGCGCGTGAGCGCGCCCAGGCGCTGTGGGAGGCGCGCTGCGTGCGCGCCCAGGAGCGCGACGGCGTTATCGAATGGGGCGAATACGAGGTGTGCTGCGCCGACGGCCAGACCAAGCCCCTGGGCATTTCGGGCGTGATGTTCAAGGAGGCGCAGCTGGTCATCGTCGAAGACCTCAGCGGGCGCAAGGCGGCGGAGGACGAGATCAACTTCCTGGCCTGCTACGACGCGCTGACCGGACTGGCCAACCGCCGGCTGCTGCTCGAGCGCATGAAGCACGTGCTCGCCGCCAGCGCCGCCAGCGGGCACAGCGGTGCGCTGCTGATGCTGGACCTGGACCACTTCAAGACGCTCAATGAAACCCGCGGCCACGCGCGCGGCGACGTGCTCCTGCGCCAGGTGGCCACGCGCCTGCGCAACTGCCTGGGCGAGCAGGACATGCTGGCGCGCCACGGCGACGACGAATTCGTCATCGTGCTGGCCGGCGCGCACGACACGCGCGATCTGGCCGCGGTGCATGCGCGTGCGCTGGCCGAGCGCGTGCTCTCTGCGTTGCGCGCACCCTTCATGCTCGACGGCGGGCACTACCACACGACGGCCAGCGTGGGCGCGGTGGTGTTCCAGGGCGAGGGCGAACCGGCCGACGCGCTCCTGCAGCAGGTGGACATCGCGATGTACCAGGCCAAGGAGGCCGGACGCGACGCGGTGCGCTTCTACGACCCGCAGATCCAGAGCCGAGTGCAGGCGCGCGCCAGCCTGGAGCGCGACCTGCGCCATGCGCTCGAGCGCGGCCAGTTCGAGCTGCACTACCAGGCCCAGGTGCAGGGCGGGCGCATCACCGGCGCCGAGGCGCTGCTGCGCTGGCACCACCCCGTGCAGGGCTACGTGGCCCCGACGCGGTTCATCGCGCTGGCCGAGCAGACCGGGCTGATCGTCGGCATAGGCGACTGGGTGTTGCGCAGCGCCTGCGCGCAGCTGGCGCTGTGGGCGGGCGACCCGCTGCTTGCGCCCCTCACGCTCGCGGTGAACATCAGCCCGCGCCAGTTCTCGCAAAGCGACTTCGCCGCCCAGGTGCTGGCGGCGCTGGCCGGCAGCGGCGCCAACGCCCGGCGGCTGGAGCTGGAACTCACCGAAGGCCTGCTGCTGCAGGACGTGGAAGACACCATCGCCAAGATGATGCAGCTCAAGGCCTACGGGCTGGATTTCTCGCTCGACGACTTCGGCACCGGCTACTCCTCGCTGTCCTACCTCAAGCGCCTGCCGCTGGACCAGCTCAAGATCGACCAGAGCTTCGTGCGCGACGTGCTGCTCGACCCCAACGACGCGGCGATTGCGCGCACCATCGTCGCTCTGGGCCACAGCCTGGGCCTGCGCGTGATCGCCGAGGGCGTCGAGACCGTGGCCCAGCGCGACTTCCTGCGCCAGCACGGCTGCGAGGCCTGGCAGGGCTATCTGTTCAGCAAACCCGTGCCACTGGCGCAGTTCGAAGCGCTGGTGCGCGCCGGGGCGCCCCTGCCATGA
- the pbpC gene encoding penicillin-binding protein 1C has protein sequence MRAPRLWLLAPVLVLAAGWAGARTLPDFAAVRAQYRSSETLVLSREGEVLERLRTDPTVRRGAWQALDEVSAALRHALVVSEDKRFYEHSGVDWAAVSAAAWANLLNRRTRGASTITMQLAGLLDAELGRPEGGRSLLTKAQQALAARELEQHWRKDQILEAYLNLVPLRGELVGIDALSRTHFGKAPHGLDARESALVAALVRAPNASPGVVARRACGVLRAMQPQADCAALGFFVSAALQRRAFEPAAGVAPHFARQWLASQPARGERTPLNARLQRYAQQSLGRHLRELAGRNVQDGALVVLDNASGEVLAWVGSSGRLSEAPEVDGVLALRQPGSTLKPFLYAQAIAERRLTAASLVHDAPTQIPTAGGLYIPQNYDRQFKGWVTVRTALASSLNVPAVRTLVMVTPDAFFRQLRAFGLPLRESGGYYGYSLALGASEVALLQLTNAYRALANGGRYTPVSLRLGQTPAPPVQAVPAGAAFIVGDMLSDVQARVPTFGLDSVLGTRFWSAVKTGTSKDMRDNWAVGWSERYTVGVWVGNASGAAMHEVSGVSGAAPIWADLMRWLHRHEASRAPRPPADLVRQPVRFVAASAEAAREEWFIDGTQQAVFAIKSGAESTGPESVKGQFDADSSRAAAPPRARIVEPADGTILALDPDIPPAHQRLWLHAAGGQALVWRIDGRRAGRGERLAWLPWPGRHKVELLGQGGEVLDSIGLEVRGAALRAPAPGAL, from the coding sequence ATGAGGGCGCCGCGGCTGTGGCTTCTCGCGCCGGTGCTGGTACTGGCGGCGGGCTGGGCGGGTGCGCGCACGCTGCCGGACTTTGCCGCGGTGCGTGCGCAGTACCGCTCCTCCGAAACCCTGGTGCTCTCGCGCGAGGGCGAGGTGCTCGAACGCCTGCGCACCGACCCGACGGTGCGCCGCGGCGCCTGGCAAGCGCTCGACGAAGTGTCGGCGGCGCTGCGCCACGCGCTGGTGGTGAGCGAGGACAAGCGCTTCTACGAGCACAGCGGCGTCGACTGGGCCGCCGTCTCGGCCGCCGCCTGGGCCAATCTGCTCAACCGGCGCACGCGCGGCGCCAGCACCATCACCATGCAGCTGGCGGGGCTGCTCGACGCCGAGCTCGGCCGCCCCGAGGGCGGGCGCAGCCTGCTGACCAAGGCGCAGCAGGCGCTGGCCGCGCGCGAGCTGGAGCAGCACTGGCGCAAGGACCAGATCCTGGAGGCCTACCTCAACCTGGTGCCGCTGCGCGGCGAGCTGGTGGGCATCGATGCGCTCAGCCGCACCCATTTCGGCAAGGCGCCCCATGGCCTGGACGCGCGCGAAAGCGCGCTGGTCGCGGCGCTGGTGCGCGCGCCCAACGCCAGCCCGGGCGTGGTGGCGCGGCGCGCCTGCGGTGTGCTGCGCGCGATGCAGCCGCAGGCGGACTGCGCGGCGCTGGGCTTCTTCGTCTCGGCCGCGCTGCAGCGGCGCGCCTTCGAGCCGGCCGCGGGCGTGGCGCCGCACTTTGCACGCCAGTGGCTCGCGAGCCAGCCGGCGCGCGGCGAGCGCACGCCGCTGAACGCCCGCCTGCAGCGCTACGCGCAGCAAAGCCTGGGGCGGCACCTGCGCGAACTGGCCGGGCGCAATGTGCAGGACGGCGCGCTCGTCGTGCTGGACAACGCCAGCGGCGAGGTGCTCGCCTGGGTGGGCTCCTCGGGCCGCCTGAGCGAGGCCCCCGAGGTGGACGGGGTGCTTGCGCTGCGCCAGCCCGGCTCCACGCTCAAGCCTTTTTTGTATGCGCAGGCGATTGCCGAGCGCCGCCTCACCGCCGCTTCGCTCGTCCACGACGCGCCCACGCAGATACCGACCGCGGGCGGCCTGTACATCCCGCAGAACTACGACCGCCAGTTCAAGGGCTGGGTGACGGTGCGCACCGCGCTGGCCTCCTCGCTCAACGTGCCGGCGGTTCGCACCCTGGTCATGGTCACGCCCGATGCGTTTTTCCGCCAGTTGCGCGCCTTCGGCCTGCCGCTCAGGGAGTCGGGCGGCTACTACGGCTACAGCCTGGCGCTGGGCGCGAGCGAGGTGGCGCTGCTGCAGCTGACCAATGCCTACCGGGCGCTGGCCAACGGCGGGCGCTACACGCCGGTGTCCTTGCGCCTGGGGCAGACGCCAGCGCCGCCGGTGCAGGCCGTGCCGGCCGGTGCCGCCTTCATCGTCGGCGACATGCTCTCGGACGTGCAGGCGCGCGTGCCCACCTTCGGGCTCGACAGCGTGCTGGGCACGCGCTTCTGGAGCGCGGTGAAGACCGGCACCAGCAAGGACATGCGCGACAACTGGGCCGTGGGCTGGTCCGAGCGCTACACCGTCGGCGTGTGGGTGGGCAATGCCTCGGGCGCCGCCATGCACGAGGTGAGCGGCGTGAGCGGCGCCGCGCCCATCTGGGCCGACCTCATGCGCTGGCTGCACCGCCACGAGGCAAGCCGCGCACCCCGGCCCCCCGCGGACCTTGTGCGCCAGCCGGTGCGCTTTGTCGCCGCCAGCGCCGAGGCGGCGCGCGAGGAATGGTTCATCGACGGCACGCAGCAGGCGGTGTTTGCCATCAAATCAGGAGCTGAAAGCACAGGCCCAGAAAGCGTTAAAGGCCAATTTGATGCAGATTCTTCCCGGGCCGCGGCACCCCCCCGCGCCCGCATCGTCGAGCCTGCCGACGGCACCATCCTGGCGCTGGACCCCGACATTCCGCCCGCCCACCAGCGCCTGTGGCTGCACGCGGCCGGCGGCCAGGCCCTCGTCTGGCGCATAGACGGGCGGCGCGCGGGCCGCGGCGAGCGCCTGGCCTGGCTGCCCTGGCCCGGGCGGCACAAGGTGGAGCTGCTGGGCCAGGGCGGCGAGGTGCTCGACAGCATAGGGCTGGAGGTGCGCGGCGCGGCCCTGCGTGCACCCGCGCCCGGCGCGCTTTGA